One window from the genome of Chroococcidiopsis sp. TS-821 encodes:
- a CDS encoding GNAT family N-acetyltransferase, translated as MIIERISKLSVGYVILAGLENLHHSIELRRLVIQDKGEGYGTAALRLIKKLAFEELHAHRLWLDVKHFNYVARRLYENESFVVEGILRECLKIGDRFETLVLMSMLQSEYQAN; from the coding sequence ATGATAATTGAACGTATTTCAAAGCTTTCTGTAGGGTATGTTATTCTTGCAGGATTAGAAAATCTACATCACAGTATTGAACTACGCCGCCTTGTGATTCAAGATAAAGGTGAAGGATACGGCACGGCTGCTTTACGCTTAATCAAAAAATTGGCTTTTGAGGAACTTCATGCGCATCGACTGTGGTTGGATGTTAAACATTTTAACTATGTAGCGCGGCGATTGTACGAAAACGAGAGTTTTGTTGTTGAAGGAATTTTACGCGAGTGTCTTAAAATTGGCGATCGCTTTGAGACTTTAGTTTTAATGTCGATGCTACAAAGCGAGTACCAGGCAAATTAA
- a CDS encoding YdeI family protein → MAIDDLETFQAQDRQQWREWLEKNHDTSRGIWLIYYKVKSGKPSIQYSEAVKEALCFGWIDSKVRSLDAESYMQIFTPRKPKSVWSKLNKQYIEELIEQNLMTAAGFKKIETAKQDGSWTTLDASEALMIPTDLQQALEANEIANKYFAELSNTSKMNILFWITSAKRSGTRLKRIEQTINSAAQNKNPLAR, encoded by the coding sequence ATGGCAATTGACGATCTCGAAACTTTTCAAGCCCAAGATCGCCAACAGTGGCGGGAATGGTTGGAGAAAAATCATGACACTTCTCGCGGTATCTGGCTTATTTACTACAAAGTAAAAAGTGGTAAGCCAAGCATTCAATATAGCGAAGCAGTAAAAGAAGCATTATGCTTTGGTTGGATTGACAGCAAAGTGAGGTCTTTAGACGCCGAATCTTACATGCAGATCTTCACACCTCGAAAACCAAAAAGTGTATGGTCAAAATTGAATAAGCAGTATATCGAAGAATTGATAGAACAAAATTTGATGACTGCGGCTGGTTTTAAAAAGATTGAAACTGCAAAACAAGATGGTTCGTGGACTACGTTAGATGCAAGCGAAGCTTTGATGATTCCCACAGATTTGCAGCAAGCATTAGAAGCAAATGAAATTGCTAATAAATACTTTGCAGAACTTAGTAATACATCTAAAATGAATATCCTCTTTTGGATTACCAGTGCCAAACGTTCAGGAACAAGGTTAAAGCGAATCGAGCAAACTATCAACTCAGCAGCACAAAATAAAAATCCTCTAGCACGGTAA
- a CDS encoding trimeric intracellular cation channel family protein: MILYLLDLLGVGVFAVSGALAAGRKSLDLLGVAAIAIVTAIGGGTLRDVLLDNAVFWIQNPIYLVVILFSAALTLIYTRFRQPPAKALLIADALGLAFFAISGAQGVEQADLSRIIVVLMGTITGVAGGVMRDVLLAEIPLILRRGNLYATAAIAGIIVYLILQQFGMMRSLAALLGMATITAVRLASIVWGLSLPVYSLQERK, encoded by the coding sequence GTGATTCTTTATCTGCTGGATCTTTTAGGTGTCGGTGTTTTTGCGGTAAGTGGCGCGCTAGCAGCAGGGCGTAAAAGCTTGGATTTATTGGGTGTCGCTGCGATCGCTATTGTCACGGCTATTGGCGGTGGTACGCTGCGAGACGTTTTGCTTGATAACGCAGTATTTTGGATTCAAAATCCTATTTATTTAGTAGTCATTCTATTCTCTGCCGCGCTGACGCTCATCTATACTCGGTTTCGTCAACCACCAGCTAAAGCTCTCTTGATTGCTGATGCGCTGGGTTTAGCATTTTTTGCGATTAGTGGCGCTCAAGGTGTAGAACAAGCGGATTTATCCCGCATTATTGTTGTTTTAATGGGGACAATTACAGGTGTTGCTGGCGGCGTTATGCGCGATGTCTTATTAGCCGAAATTCCCCTGATTCTGCGGCGGGGAAATCTCTATGCAACGGCGGCGATCGCTGGCATTATTGTTTATCTAATTCTGCAACAGTTCGGCATGATGCGATCGCTTGCAGCTTTGCTAGGAATGGCAACAATTACAGCAGTAAGACTAGCTTCAATCGTCTGGGGATTATCCCTTCCAGTATATAGTCTACAAGAGCGTAAATAG
- the guaD gene encoding guanine deaminase yields the protein MLSQKSLKAFRCAFLDFVDDPFYVSEAESVRYIADGLLVIENGKIKELGHYQSLESKYKEVPITAYPGMLIVPGFIDTHIHFPQTEMIAAYGEQLLEWLNQYVFPTEAKFSDRAYAQKIAAIFLDELLKNGTTTALVFATVHPQSVEAFFEEASRRNLRMIAGKVMMDRHAPDNLLDTAETSYQESKQLIQKWHKKERLQYAVTPRFAITSTSEQLQLAGKLLAEFPDVYLHTHLSENVNEVEWVKQLFPESQGYLDVYDRAGLVGDRSVFAHGVQLTDAEFQRLSQAKSAIAFCPTSNLFLGSGLFKLNKAKCVEHPVKLGLGTDVGAGTSFSLLDTASEAYKVAQLQNQKLSPFQALFLATLGGAKALSLEDKIGNFDVGKEADFVVLNMRATPLMALRNPATTPTSLAELAEQAFALIVLGDDRAIHATYIMGEAYKPLGKKAEVQESRGE from the coding sequence ATGCTATCACAAAAGTCACTTAAAGCTTTTCGTTGTGCTTTCCTCGACTTTGTTGACGATCCATTTTATGTTTCTGAAGCTGAAAGTGTTCGATACATTGCCGATGGATTACTTGTTATCGAAAATGGTAAAATTAAGGAATTAGGACATTATCAAAGCTTAGAAAGCAAGTATAAAGAAGTTCCAATAACTGCTTATCCTGGAATGTTGATCGTGCCAGGATTTATTGATACACACATTCATTTTCCTCAGACAGAGATGATTGCTGCGTATGGCGAGCAGCTTTTGGAATGGTTGAATCAGTACGTTTTTCCTACTGAGGCAAAATTTAGCGATCGAGCATACGCACAAAAAATTGCGGCAATTTTTCTTGATGAATTACTAAAAAACGGTACAACAACGGCACTTGTTTTTGCTACAGTTCATCCGCAATCAGTTGAGGCTTTTTTTGAAGAAGCAAGTCGGCGAAATTTAAGAATGATTGCTGGTAAAGTAATGATGGATCGTCATGCACCTGACAACCTCTTAGATACTGCTGAAACATCTTATCAAGAAAGTAAGCAACTGATTCAAAAGTGGCATAAAAAAGAGCGTTTGCAGTATGCGGTTACGCCGCGATTTGCGATTACATCAACTTCTGAACAGTTGCAGCTAGCAGGAAAACTTTTAGCAGAATTTCCTGATGTTTATCTGCATACACATTTATCAGAAAATGTCAATGAAGTAGAGTGGGTAAAACAGCTATTTCCTGAAAGTCAAGGTTATTTAGACGTATACGATCGCGCCGGATTAGTCGGCGATCGCTCGGTGTTTGCGCACGGAGTCCAACTCACAGACGCAGAATTTCAGAGATTATCACAAGCCAAGTCAGCGATCGCATTTTGTCCAACTTCTAATTTATTTTTAGGAAGTGGGTTATTTAAGCTGAATAAAGCTAAATGCGTAGAACATCCAGTCAAACTGGGTTTAGGTACTGATGTCGGCGCGGGAACAAGCTTTTCGCTGTTAGACACGGCAAGTGAAGCGTATAAAGTTGCTCAACTCCAAAATCAGAAGCTATCTCCCTTTCAAGCACTATTTTTAGCAACGCTTGGCGGTGCAAAAGCCTTGTCTTTAGAAGATAAAATCGGTAACTTTGACGTTGGAAAAGAAGCTGACTTTGTAGTTCTCAACATGCGAGCAACTCCGCTAATGGCGCTGCGAAATCCGGCGACAACCCCGACTTCGTTAGCAGAACTTGCAGAACAAGCTTTTGCACTGATCGTGCTAGGAGACGATCGCGCCATTCATGCTACGTATATTATGGGAGAAGCTTATAAGCCATTAGGCAAGAAAGCAGAGGTGCAGGAAAGCAGGGGAGAATAA
- a CDS encoding CO2 hydration protein, with product MVSITNKPLNHPFAQYITRIETGKTLLPDSSENVLDVVGILKSYGIVLDAYSKNLIYISENQFLVLFPFFKYFNGDISFRKLLRHWWHDRINFEYAEYCMKAMLWHGGGGLDKYLDSAEFKLRAAAAIQAKFKNNPFMLGLNQLFPDFLTEQVRVLAYYSALGQFWRVMSDMFIALSDRYDKGEIQTIPQVVEHIKAGLVKAAALPITYSVKLRGKVYDIVPKSVGLTFLADTAIPYVEAVFFRGTPFPGTVSYNAQAHQIPPDQARFAYGALYADPLPVGGAGIPPTLLMQDMRHFLPDYLHKLYQKRSRRGEDDLRVQICISFQKSMFCVTNAAILGLMPHPVDTTVPEEQAANRAFLVNWMDRFMTSRLQDVQVA from the coding sequence ATGGTCAGCATCACCAATAAGCCTCTTAACCATCCCTTTGCTCAATATATTACGCGCATCGAAACTGGAAAAACACTGCTTCCTGATTCTTCTGAAAATGTTCTCGATGTTGTCGGTATTCTCAAAAGCTACGGTATCGTATTGGATGCTTACTCCAAGAACCTAATTTACATTTCTGAGAATCAATTTCTTGTTTTGTTTCCCTTTTTCAAATACTTTAACGGCGATATTTCTTTCCGAAAACTTCTCCGCCACTGGTGGCACGATCGCATTAACTTTGAATATGCCGAGTACTGCATGAAAGCAATGCTATGGCATGGTGGTGGTGGCTTAGATAAGTATTTAGATTCAGCCGAATTCAAATTACGCGCCGCCGCTGCGATTCAAGCTAAATTCAAAAATAATCCCTTCATGTTGGGATTAAACCAACTGTTTCCTGACTTTCTCACCGAACAAGTCCGTGTTTTAGCATACTACAGCGCCTTAGGTCAATTTTGGCGCGTGATGAGCGATATGTTCATAGCATTGTCGGATCGCTACGACAAAGGAGAAATTCAAACAATCCCTCAAGTTGTCGAGCATATTAAAGCAGGCTTAGTCAAGGCAGCAGCGCTACCCATAACTTACTCTGTCAAACTACGCGGTAAAGTCTACGATATTGTTCCTAAATCGGTCGGCTTAACTTTTCTTGCTGATACAGCTATACCTTATGTGGAAGCCGTGTTCTTTCGCGGTACACCCTTTCCAGGTACTGTCTCCTACAACGCTCAAGCGCACCAAATTCCCCCCGATCAAGCACGATTTGCGTATGGCGCACTTTATGCCGATCCTCTACCTGTTGGTGGTGCAGGAATTCCACCTACTTTATTAATGCAAGATATGCGTCATTTTCTCCCAGACTATTTGCACAAACTGTATCAAAAACGCAGCCGTCGCGGAGAAGACGACTTACGCGTACAAATTTGTATTAGTTTCCAAAAGTCGATGTTTTGCGTCACCAACGCCGCAATTTTAGGTTTAATGCCGCATCCAGTGGATACAACGGTTCCTGAAGAACAAGCAGCAAATCGCGCATTCTTAGTCAATTGGATGGATCGATTTATGACTTCACGATTACAAGATGTACAAGTTGCATAA
- a CDS encoding NADH-quinone oxidoreductase subunit M — MLSALILVPLIGAAIIGFFPKAIAPKSSRNIALIFASFSFLLTIVLAAQFNPTNVSQQFSEFIPWITAIGLNYHLGVDGLSLPLLILNGLLTCIAIYSSDEDIHRSRFYYSLVLILSAAVNGAFLAQDLLLFFLFYEIELIPLYLLIAIWGGQRRSYAATKFLIYTAISGILLLASFLGLVWLSGASSFALATLDTNALPLATQIVLLCGILLAFGIKIPLVPLHTWLPDAHVEASTPISVLLAGVLLKLGTYGLLRFGLGLLPQAWEVLAPALAIWAVASVLYGASCAIAQTDMKKMVAYSSIGHMGYILLAAAAATPLSILASVLQMVSHGLISALLFLLVGVVYNKTGSRDIETLRGLLNPERGLPLIGSLMVLGVMASAGIPGMVGFMAEFLVFRGSFPVFPTQTILSMVGTGLTAVYFLLLINRVFFGRLSPQVIDLPRVYFRDRAPAVVLAILIVIFGLQPSWLIRWSEPATTAMSPIPVIAQRSQ; from the coding sequence ATGCTAAGTGCTTTGATTTTAGTACCGTTAATTGGTGCAGCAATTATAGGTTTTTTCCCGAAAGCGATCGCCCCTAAAAGTTCGCGTAACATTGCTTTAATATTCGCTAGTTTCTCCTTCTTGCTGACTATTGTTCTCGCAGCGCAGTTTAATCCGACTAATGTCAGCCAGCAATTTTCCGAATTTATTCCCTGGATTACGGCAATCGGTCTAAACTATCACTTAGGTGTTGATGGTTTATCGTTACCGCTATTGATATTAAACGGTTTACTGACCTGCATTGCAATTTACAGCAGCGATGAAGATATCCACCGTTCGCGCTTTTACTACTCACTCGTTCTCATTTTGAGTGCAGCAGTAAATGGGGCATTTTTAGCACAAGACTTGCTTTTGTTTTTCCTCTTTTATGAAATAGAACTGATTCCGCTGTATTTGTTAATTGCAATTTGGGGAGGACAGCGGCGCAGTTATGCAGCAACGAAGTTTTTAATTTATACTGCTATCTCTGGAATATTGCTTTTAGCAAGTTTCTTAGGATTAGTTTGGTTAAGTGGCGCTTCGAGTTTCGCTTTAGCGACGTTAGACACGAACGCTTTGCCTTTAGCAACGCAAATTGTGCTACTGTGCGGAATTTTACTCGCTTTCGGCATCAAGATTCCGCTCGTTCCTTTACATACTTGGCTACCAGATGCGCACGTAGAAGCTTCAACACCAATATCCGTATTACTTGCAGGTGTTCTTCTGAAGTTGGGTACGTATGGTTTACTGCGCTTTGGTTTAGGCTTATTGCCGCAAGCATGGGAAGTGTTAGCACCAGCCTTAGCAATTTGGGCAGTGGCAAGCGTATTGTACGGTGCTTCGTGTGCGATCGCGCAAACTGACATGAAAAAAATGGTTGCCTATAGTTCCATTGGACACATGGGCTATATCCTCCTCGCCGCCGCCGCCGCAACGCCGCTAAGTATCTTGGCAAGTGTTTTGCAAATGGTTAGCCACGGATTAATTTCGGCATTACTCTTTTTACTCGTTGGCGTTGTCTACAACAAAACAGGCAGTCGCGATATCGAAACTTTGCGTGGTTTACTCAACCCTGAGCGCGGTTTACCGCTCATTGGCAGTTTAATGGTGTTGGGTGTCATGGCAAGCGCGGGTATTCCTGGCATGGTAGGATTTATGGCTGAATTTTTGGTATTTCGGGGTAGTTTTCCCGTATTTCCCACGCAAACTATACTATCAATGGTTGGTACTGGTTTAACTGCAGTTTACTTCTTATTACTGATCAATCGCGTGTTTTTTGGTCGCCTTTCCCCGCAAGTTATCGATCTACCCCGCGTGTATTTTCGCGATCGCGCCCCTGCGGTTGTCTTAGCCATTTTAATTGTCATTTTTGGATTACAACCAAGTTGGCTGATCCGTTGGAGTGAACCAGCGACAACGGCAATGAGTCCAATTCCAGTAATTGCGCAGCGATCGCAATAG
- a CDS encoding NAD(P)H-quinone oxidoreductase subunit F: MNQTLFLTSWWVPFYGLIGAILTLPWATGIVRRTGPRPAAYLNLVMTGVAFVHSLIVWKDIWNQEPQSLLFTWFKAADLDLSVAVELSAISMGGVVLIAGLSLLAQIYALGYMEKDWALARFYALIGFFEAALSGIALSDSLFLSYVLLELLTLSTYLLVGFWYAQPLVVTAARDAFLTKRVGDILLLMGVVTLSAMAGSLNFSELNQWAQTAELSPLTATLLGLALIAGPAGKCAQFPLHLWLDEAMEGPNPASVLRNSMVVAGGAYVLFKLQPILVLSPVALDALVILGTVTAIGASLVSLAQIDIKRALSHSTSAYMGLVFIAIGMEQGGVALVLLFTHAIAKALLFMSAGSVILTTHTQDLTEMGGLWSRMPATTTAYVVGAAGMVTLLPLGSFWAKLQWVDGFWNSHPWIVAILFLTNGLTTLNLTRVFRLVFWGEPQPKTRRAPEVAWQMAVPMVSLTITTLLVPLLLQQWQLLPNWTDINWSATLVLVLSSVLGLAIGSTIYLHKAWSRSIQLPWRFVQDLLGYDFYVDRLYRLTVVSAVNFMSRLSAWVDRYLVDGFVNLVGIATIISGQGLKYSNFGQSQLYLLTIIFGVSLLGFLISWSFGLLAHWQLFWEAIQR, translated from the coding sequence ATGAATCAGACGTTATTTTTAACAAGTTGGTGGGTGCCTTTTTATGGATTAATTGGCGCTATTTTGACACTACCTTGGGCGACTGGAATCGTACGGCGCACTGGTCCTCGACCGGCGGCTTACTTAAATTTGGTAATGACAGGAGTAGCTTTTGTACATAGTTTAATTGTTTGGAAAGACATCTGGAACCAAGAGCCGCAAAGTTTACTGTTTACTTGGTTTAAAGCTGCAGATTTGGACTTATCAGTCGCAGTAGAGCTATCGGCTATAAGTATGGGAGGAGTAGTTTTAATTGCCGGTTTGAGCCTTTTAGCCCAAATTTATGCTTTGGGATATATGGAAAAGGATTGGGCTTTGGCAAGATTCTATGCCCTAATTGGTTTTTTTGAAGCTGCTTTGAGCGGTATTGCCCTCAGTGACTCCTTGTTTCTCAGTTACGTCTTACTGGAATTACTCACACTTTCAACTTATTTGTTAGTAGGATTTTGGTACGCACAGCCACTTGTCGTGACGGCAGCGCGCGATGCATTTTTAACCAAACGTGTTGGAGATATCCTACTATTGATGGGAGTTGTAACGCTCTCAGCAATGGCAGGGAGTTTGAATTTTTCCGAATTGAACCAATGGGCACAAACCGCGGAACTATCCCCTTTAACTGCGACCTTGTTAGGTTTGGCATTAATTGCGGGACCAGCAGGTAAATGCGCGCAATTTCCACTGCATCTTTGGCTGGATGAAGCCATGGAAGGACCAAACCCCGCGTCGGTGTTGCGAAACTCAATGGTCGTTGCGGGTGGCGCGTATGTGCTGTTTAAACTACAACCAATTTTAGTGCTCTCACCTGTAGCGCTCGATGCTTTGGTCATTCTGGGGACAGTCACGGCGATTGGTGCATCGTTGGTTTCATTAGCACAAATCGATATCAAGCGCGCCTTATCGCATTCGACAAGTGCGTACATGGGGTTAGTCTTTATTGCGATAGGAATGGAACAAGGTGGGGTAGCGCTGGTACTGTTATTTACACACGCGATCGCTAAAGCATTATTATTCATGAGTGCCGGATCGGTCATTTTGACTACGCATACGCAAGATTTAACCGAAATGGGCGGTTTGTGGTCGCGGATGCCTGCAACAACGACAGCTTACGTTGTAGGAGCCGCAGGTATGGTGACGCTGCTACCTTTGGGCAGTTTTTGGGCAAAGCTGCAATGGGTTGATGGTTTTTGGAATAGTCATCCGTGGATTGTCGCGATCCTGTTTTTGACGAATGGCTTAACAACCTTAAACCTTACCCGTGTATTCCGTTTGGTGTTCTGGGGCGAACCACAACCAAAAACGCGCCGCGCGCCAGAAGTTGCTTGGCAAATGGCTGTACCAATGGTAAGTTTAACCATCACAACACTGTTAGTACCGCTTTTGTTACAACAGTGGCAACTGCTGCCAAATTGGACAGATATCAATTGGTCAGCAACATTAGTTCTTGTATTATCGAGCGTTTTGGGACTAGCGATCGGCTCAACGATCTACCTCCACAAAGCATGGTCGCGGTCAATTCAGCTACCCTGGCGATTCGTTCAAGATTTATTAGGCTACGACTTCTATGTCGATCGCTTGTATCGCTTAACCGTTGTAAGTGCAGTTAACTTCATGTCGCGGTTGAGTGCGTGGGTCGATCGCTACTTAGTTGATGGCTTCGTCAATTTAGTCGGTATCGCAACGATTATTAGCGGGCAAGGCTTGAAATATAGTAACTTTGGGCAATCACAGCTTTATTTACTCACAATTATCTTTGGCGTCAGTTTACTCGGTTTTTTGATTAGTTGGTCATTTGGTCTACTCGCTCACTGGCAATTATTCTGGGAAGCCATTCAGAGATAA
- a CDS encoding carbon dioxide-concentrating mechanism protein CcmK, translating into MPIAVGMIETKGFPAVVEAADAMVKAARVTLVGYEKIGSARVTVIVRGDVSEVQASVAAGVDAARRVNGGEVVSTHIIARPHENLEYVLPIRYTEAVEQFRM; encoded by the coding sequence ATGCCAATTGCAGTGGGAATGATTGAGACGAAAGGCTTTCCAGCAGTGGTGGAAGCAGCCGACGCCATGGTCAAAGCTGCGCGGGTGACGCTTGTTGGTTATGAAAAAATTGGCAGTGCGCGTGTCACAGTGATTGTGCGCGGAGACGTTTCCGAAGTGCAAGCTTCGGTAGCGGCTGGAGTCGATGCTGCCAGACGAGTCAACGGCGGTGAAGTTGTTTCGACTCACATTATTGCCCGTCCTCACGAAAACTTGGAGTACGTGCTGCCAATTCGCTACACCGAAGCCGTCGAACAGTTCCGCATGTAA
- a CDS encoding carbon dioxide-concentrating mechanism protein CcmK, giving the protein MSIAVGMIETLGFPAVVEAADSMVKAARVTLVGYEKIGSGRVTVIVRGDVSEVQASVAAGIDNVKRVNGGQVLSTHIIARPHENLEYVLPIRYTEAVEQFRESTNAIRPYGNRL; this is encoded by the coding sequence ATGTCAATTGCCGTCGGAATGATCGAAACACTAGGCTTTCCAGCAGTTGTAGAAGCAGCTGATAGTATGGTTAAAGCTGCACGGGTGACGCTTGTTGGTTACGAAAAAATCGGTAGTGGTCGCGTTACCGTCATTGTGCGGGGCGATGTTTCTGAAGTCCAAGCTTCAGTCGCTGCGGGTATTGACAATGTCAAGCGCGTTAATGGCGGTCAGGTATTGTCAACCCACATTATTGCTCGCCCTCACGAGAACTTGGAGTATGTCCTGCCAATTCGCTATACCGAAGCAGTAGAACAGTTCCGCGAGAGCACAAACGCGATTCGCCCCTACGGAAACCGACTGTGA
- a CDS encoding EutN/CcmL family microcompartment protein produces the protein MQIAKVRGNVVSTQKEPSLRGVKLLLLQLVDEEGQPLPKYEVAADNVGAGVDEWVLVSCGSAARIVQGNEQRPLDAVVVAIIDSVRVEDRLIYSKKDQYR, from the coding sequence ATGCAAATTGCAAAAGTTCGTGGCAACGTAGTCAGCACTCAAAAAGAACCCAGTCTTCGTGGTGTAAAGCTGCTGTTATTACAACTTGTTGATGAAGAAGGGCAGCCTTTACCGAAATACGAAGTTGCAGCAGACAATGTAGGTGCAGGAGTCGATGAGTGGGTGTTGGTAAGTTGTGGGAGTGCCGCTCGGATTGTTCAAGGAAACGAGCAGCGCCCACTTGATGCTGTGGTAGTAGCGATTATTGACAGTGTTCGCGTTGAAGATCGCCTTATTTACAGTAAGAAAGACCAATATCGATAA
- a CDS encoding ribulose bisphosphate carboxylase small subunit, giving the protein MVVRSLAAPPTPWSKNLVEPKIESSAFVHPFSNVIGDVTIGANVMVAPGTSIRADEGAPFYIGEGTNIQDGVVINGLEQGRVIGDDGKQYSVWIGKNTSITHMALIHGPAYIGDNCFIGFRSTVFNARIGHGCIVMMHALIQDVEVPAGKFVPSGAVITNQQQADRLPDVEADDREFARYIVGVNDALRAGYLCASDEACITSVRNELNRTASSDSSNGSSRNSTSSMMTSPYLSPDTVAQVRQLLQQGYKIGTEHVDERKFRTGSWKSCTPISATRESEVIAELEACMANHAGEYVRMFGIDPKGKRRVMESIIQRPDDQRTAKPATTRENSYSYSGSYRSYQPSAATTSTASGQLNQDTVAQVRHLIQQGYKIGTEHVDERRFRTGSWQSCTPISASSESQAIAELEACMANHAGEYVRMFGIDPKGKRRVMETIIQRPDGNHVAAPVSSNSHRSPIRSQPQPVPANNNSYAGSTRLQPEVVEQIRQLIAAGNRVSAEHVDQRRFRTGSWASCGPVDSTSAAAAIAAIESFLSEYEGEYVRLIGIDSNKRRILETIIQRP; this is encoded by the coding sequence ATGGTAGTCCGCAGCCTGGCTGCCCCCCCGACGCCTTGGTCAAAAAATTTAGTAGAGCCAAAAATTGAATCAAGTGCATTTGTACATCCATTTTCTAACGTTATTGGAGATGTAACTATAGGAGCGAATGTGATGGTCGCTCCTGGAACTTCTATTCGTGCTGACGAGGGCGCTCCTTTCTATATAGGTGAAGGAACTAATATTCAAGATGGCGTTGTCATCAATGGTCTAGAACAAGGTCGTGTCATTGGCGATGACGGAAAACAGTACTCAGTGTGGATCGGGAAAAACACTTCGATTACGCACATGGCATTGATTCACGGTCCTGCTTATATTGGAGACAACTGTTTTATCGGCTTTCGCTCCACAGTATTTAACGCTCGCATAGGACATGGTTGCATTGTGATGATGCACGCCTTGATTCAAGATGTGGAAGTTCCCGCCGGTAAATTCGTGCCTTCAGGAGCAGTCATCACGAATCAACAGCAAGCTGATCGCTTACCAGATGTTGAAGCAGACGATAGAGAATTCGCTCGTTATATCGTAGGTGTCAATGATGCCTTGCGAGCCGGATATCTCTGTGCCAGTGATGAAGCTTGTATAACGTCAGTTCGTAATGAGCTTAATCGCACCGCAAGTTCAGATAGTTCTAATGGTTCCAGCCGCAATTCTACTTCTTCTATGATGACAAGTCCTTACCTCAGCCCAGATACAGTAGCACAAGTCCGACAACTCTTACAGCAAGGCTATAAAATCGGTACCGAACACGTTGACGAACGGAAGTTTCGGACAGGTTCTTGGAAAAGCTGCACTCCGATTAGTGCTACCCGCGAATCGGAAGTGATTGCCGAACTGGAAGCTTGCATGGCAAATCATGCGGGTGAATACGTGCGGATGTTTGGCATTGACCCCAAAGGCAAGCGCCGCGTTATGGAAAGTATTATCCAGCGCCCCGACGATCAGCGAACTGCCAAACCAGCAACCACCAGGGAAAACAGCTATAGCTACAGTGGTAGTTATCGCAGTTATCAACCGTCAGCTGCAACAACTTCAACAGCGAGCGGACAGCTCAATCAAGATACAGTAGCCCAAGTCCGGCACTTGATTCAGCAAGGCTATAAAATCGGTACCGAACACGTTGACGAACGCCGATTCCGCACCGGATCTTGGCAAAGCTGTACTCCGATTAGCGCCAGTAGTGAATCGCAAGCGATCGCCGAACTAGAAGCTTGCATGGCAAATCATGCAGGCGAGTACGTGCGGATGTTTGGTATTGACCCCAAAGGCAAGCGCCGCGTCATGGAAACAATTATTCAACGTCCAGATGGCAACCATGTAGCAGCGCCAGTAAGTTCAAATAGCCACCGCAGTCCGATTCGCAGCCAACCACAACCCGTACCTGCTAACAATAATTCTTACGCAGGCAGCACGCGCTTGCAACCAGAAGTCGTCGAACAAATTCGCCAACTGATTGCCGCAGGTAATCGCGTGAGTGCAGAACACGTCGACCAGCGGCGGTTCCGTACGGGTTCGTGGGCAAGTTGTGGACCTGTTGATAGCACGAGTGCTGCAGCGGCAATCGCCGCGATTGAGTCGTTTCTTTCGGAGTACGAAGGAGAGTACGTACGCTTAATTGGCATCGATTCTAACAAACGACGGATCTTAGAAACGATTATTCAACGACCTTAA